TGTCAGTGGCTTAAAATGCTCAAGCTGTTTTCATTTACTTGGAAATAATATCATATCTTTCCCTTCTTTGAATTTAGGTTATTGTAATGTACAGATGGTcccaattattttattttgggtaaatGAAGAATGCTCAGAACATATTCACCAAAAGACTGAAATGATTGATGTGGGTAGTATCTAGAGAATATTACTTTTTAGTGAAGCATTTAATGCTTCGGTTAAGTGCTGCACTTTTGTTTTACACTACTCAGGTTTAGCTTTAGAGGGTTGCACCTGCCATTTTCACTATGTAAGTTTTTTGAGGCAGAAACTTGAACTGGTTAGTGCATGCATTCTGCCAGAAATGTGAtttttcaaatttcacattCACAACAGATATGTATTACAGGCTAAATCTGAGTTGAGTAGAATGTCTAATCTCTTCCCTTTTTAGGTCACAGTTAGCACTGATTGTAgtttttcctggttttaaaaaaaatcttgttagCCTGGGCTGCATTCCACAAGTTGAGAATCAGAAGAACATTTAGTAAAGTTTTGACTGTAGAATTTAttaactgcacagtaaaatgtccagtgtaaaTTCAACTCTAAAAGAGTACATATGgggtccaatagggaccatatgtactctgtaaaacTTGATTTATCACTGAAGATTTGACTCTGTCCTCCTCATCGATTTGAAGCTGTGTTCGGTTGCAAAGGGACAGTGATTGAAACTGCAGTCTCCAGTGTGTCCAGTGTCTTGGTACTACGGTGGCCTGTCACGGGAGAAAAGGTTTGGGCATCAACAAGCTACCCAGAGTGTACTTAATGTGAAATCATCTAATATTTATAGACTGAAGCAATAGCCTTCTCAGTCATTCTAAGCTAAAAGCTCTATCATCAGTGAATAAAAGCCTCTTCCATCCTTCTTTGAGGCACTGAAGTGTTTGAGCATTTACTGCAGGCCAGCAGTGATGTCATACTGGAGACTTCTATTAGATAAACATTAGAGTGGGTGAGCTTCATTAGTGCAATATATGGATAAGGATTTGGAGGAGAATAACACGATGTTGTTGATGAGAAGGAATTGTGAAGTCTGCGTAATCAGGCATACATGAAGTGCAAATGTCACAAGTTTGCTGTGCTCTGTCACAGAAGCTACGGAAGCACAGGAAGTTGCTCATTatcataatataaattaaacgTTCAGGATAAGATTAATGCAGTGGGCGTGTATTagttatgtgcatgtgttcctTATGTGCCATTGAGACAATATGAAGATAGATTGTGTTGCATATGCATTTCTGTATTATGAATGTGTGGGATGTCTATTTATGTAAGGATGTCTGCAGTATTtctgtgcgtatgtatgtgtgaatttTTGCGATAGGTTGTGTGTGAATACATGCATTTCTGAGTGATTGtctcttgagtgtgtgtgtgtgttcatgtgcgtgtgtgagtgtgtgtgtttgtgtgcactgcGCATGCACGTGCATCTCAAatcaagctctctctctctctccctccctccctccccccccctctctctctctccctccctccctccatccctatctctctctctctctagggtgcagggtgagagggagaggggccccTGTGTCAGAGTGTTAGCATGGCCAGTGAAGACCCCAGCCTCCCCAGCCCTGTGGTGCGGCAGATTGACAAACAGTTCCTGATCTGCAGCATCTGCCTTGATCGCTACGACAACCCCAAAGTCCTCCCGTGTCTGCATACCTTCTGTGAGAGGTGAGAGCCACGCTGCTTTCAGAAGCAAGAAGCCTTCCCCTCAAAATCCAGATTTTGAGAGCCGTGAGTGAAGAatgaaacagcaaaaaaaaaatgctctgcaTATGGTCTACTCAGCTCAAATTCGACTTAGTGGTAAATCTGATTTGTACAGCATATGCACAGCAGATGTTCAGTAGGTGTGGCTATTGTACAGTAATAAGAAATGCTTTTCCTCCTTCGCCTTTAGTTTTGGCTAGGATGTTTTTTGGTATTATTCATAGCAGTGTTGACATTAATAAATATGGTCCAGTAATGGTGAATGTATTTCCTTGAATTTCTGATTAAATTTGTTTGTGGCCTGTCATAAGAGTTCTAATGCTAACGCCATAGTAAAAAGGAACAGGTTTTTGGCATGATTACCTTTCCAAGAAACAATATAATGCTAATTAATTGCGCAGGAAGAGAATTTATTAGAAACATTACTGAGGGGACAGAGACTGTGAGGGAGTGAATACTGTGGTCACTGATGTGACTGTGAATCCTATGCAGGTTACCTGCCCCCAGCTGACAACAGATATTTTACAAATTTGTTAAAGTAATAGATGGTTTGGTTCCCTGTTCTAGCCACTGCTGTTTACCTATTAGATAGTTATTTGATTCATTACATAAAATCATAAAGTGATAGCATCATGGCAACAGTGATATACCAGAGGTAAGCCTAACCTAGTACTATAAGTGACATTAAGAATAAATTCACATTaacacaaatgtattattgtagTTTATCTTGGTGCTGTATGTTCAGTTCAGTCTGCTGCCTCCTGATTAGTGTACACATGTCTAGCAATGGAAAAACACCTGCTCAGTGCCTGACACTCTCTGTTAAATCAACTACAACAAGGGCCGGTTTCCCAGACATGGATTAAGCCTAATccaagaataaaagaaaaattaaatgaagatctctattgaaaaacattttaagtctAGGTCGGTTTAATCCATGTCCGAGAAGCCAGCCCTAAGAGGCCAATAAGAAGCACAGTATCAGAATGTTAGCCTGGACATTTAGTAGCGTGCGGCAATGCCTGCTCGCCTGACTGCGTTGCGTCCCTATCGCAGGTGCCTACAGAACTACATACCTGCCCACAGCCTCACCGTCTCCTGCCCCGTGTGCCGGCAGACGTCCATCCTGCCCGAGAGGGGCGTGTCCGCGCTGCAGAGCAACTTCTTCGTCACCGGCCTGATGGACGTCCTGCAGAGGTCTCCGGACAGCAGCAGCGAGGCCTGCACCGTGGTGGAGGCCATCAACGCCGTGGCGACCACCCCGCCGCTATCCTGCTCCAACCACGAGGGGAAGGTGagcacccctccccacccccccccccatctctcctcccGCCGCATGCCAACATGCTAAGCTAGCAACATTGTGGAGTTCAACACAAGATCTCGTGCATTAGGTCCAAGATATTATACTCGCATTCTTCATTTTGTTGCATTGCTGaatggtggtggtgtggtgcaATGGTTGGGGAACTGGGCAGTTAACCTGAAGTCTGCAGGTTTGATCCCCAGGTAGGAGACTACTAGACTACTATTGTTCCCTTGAGCTGGgtgtttaacctgaattgcttcagtaaaaaatatactctgctgtataaatggatttgtTAAGTGAAACTAAGAATAAtgtgtacgttgctctggataagagcataaGAGctcaatgcctgtaatgtaattacctactcaaaaatcacacacacacacatccagagaGTAACCACTCCACTTTTAATATGTCCAGTTACTAAGGTGTCTGACAATCTATTGTATTGATCAGTATGTCACACCCACCCTGTGCAAGCGTGTGTTATACTGATATGCTGCTGATATATTTAAGATGCTTGTGTAGGACATCTGCATACAGTATAGTCATGTGTTGGGGTATAGCCTCATATGTGGCCTCTGCTATATGCACAGTCACTGTTGGGTTTCTGGATTCTGAGCCAGGATGGCAGTGAAGACCATCTGGCCCAATATGTCCCTCTCTGGGCTCAGCATTAGCTCCGCCGTAAAGCACGGGCTGCTGTACGTGGGCGCTATGCAAGTATGCATGGCCTCCGTccaagcatttttttaattggacaGGGGGTTAGCAATATTCTCTCTCATTGGACCGTTTCCAGTATCCTGCCTAATCTGTTAAATCAAGACCAATGAGTTATCTGTGGAACACATTCATAACTGGAAAGGGAATGGGGACTGCTAGAATGGATTTGTTTAACAAATTGGAACGAAATCAGCTAACAGAACTCCAGGAACGCATTTTCCGGAACATTTTACCACTCAGAGCTAAATGAGTGTGGTAGCGTGAAAAGAGCTGGGATGCGATGGCTCTGAccatgttgccatggtaacttaACCCCAGACTGCCAGTGTGGCATATAGCAATAGGGTGCATTGTTATGGAGTAAACAAAAGAGACATCTCACAGAGGGGTTGGATAATGCACCATGTGATTGTCTGGAGTTGTTTTCTCTTGTGCTATGGTCTGTcctgtgcgtgtgggtgtgtgtgtttttgtgtgtgcatgcgcgtgtgtgtgcatgtacgtacatgtgtgtgtatgtgtgtgcatgcatgcattaatgtgtgtatgtgcgtgtgtgcatttatgcgtgtgcacgcgtgtgagtgtgtgtgcaagagagagagagagggagagatggcgAGACAGAGGCTTTCATGAGCGCATACATGCGCAAAGCCGAAAAGAGAGTCCTGtagtaatatactgtatattagaTGGGTCTGTTTCTATTCATGTTTCAGGCAGGTAGAATGTGCGCAGGACTGACAGGcggtgtgtgagtggggttgACAGGCcttttttgggggcggggctgacatGCAGTATGCGGTGGGGTTGACAGCCTGCGCACAAGCATTGGTTGACAGGCTGACAATGGGAGGAGCTCATAGTCAATACACAGGTAGGACAGACAGGCCATGCGAGGCTGGTACTGACTGGCCcggtgtgggtggggctgtggcACCGTCCCCAGGTGAAGGAGTTCTACTGCCCCCCGTGCGAGACGGCCGTGTGCGAGGACTGCGCCAGCGGGGAGCACGCCGAACACCCCACCGTCCCGCTCAAGGACGCGGCGGAGCAGCACAAGACCTCTCTGCAGGACCAGCTTAACGCTGTCAAGAAAAGGTACCGCCCCCTTAACCCTGCGCCTTTCCTGCATTGCTTTTGTGGAAGCCCATTTAAACACGTTTGCATTTGTAGGCCTGTCGCATTGCTACTGTGTCTAGCGCGCGACAAGGATACGTTCCCTCTGGAACACGCAAAGCCACTTATTCCACTTACTGAACTCTGTAGCTGTTACACCAGAGGACTGTATGTTTTATGCAACCAGCGGATGACTCACCGAGTTGTTATTGTGCATTGAAGCAAGCATGACCCCAGCAACAGAAGCCCTCCCTTATTGGTGACACTATGGTCAATAATGTGCTGCTCCATGTGACTCCTGCCTTACTGAAGTCAGGATCCCATTCCAGGCCACTGGGTACTTCACTGCTCTGAGACTCAGTGCTTTAGCTGGATACACCATCCTGGTTCCTGTGACTCATAATACTCTTACGGCAACTATCTGAGCCATAGACTTTCACTACAGTACACAGTTTATACTTACAAGGAACACAGCCTATATAGATTCTACATTATTGCAGAGGCACAAGGGAAGGGTACAACTGAGTTTTCCCAGTACAGTAAGCAGAGTCTTTTCTTGCCCTCCCCCGTACCCCTTCCCCTGGGGTCCCCAGGCTTCCGGAGATTGACACGGCCATGAGGGCTCTGTCAGACATCCTGCAACAGCTCGGCGGGCAGCGGTCGTCCATCGAGGAGGACATCCACGCCACATTCGAGGAGCTGCAGAAGACGCTGAACGTGCGCAAGAGTGTGTTGCTGATGGAGCTGGAGGTCACCTATGGGCTCAAACAGAAGGTGAGGTTCTGTCGGTCTTCTGGCTgcctctgggaaatgtagttatgaattatgaatccTGTAGCTATGAATAGATGCAAATGCCATAATGTCATGTATTTTGATTCTGAGCGTGACTCTGGTGGTTCAATCTTTCTAGTGAGAGTCTGTGAGCCATTTGTATGTAGCCCAGTGTGAGAGCACTTTGGTAAAGTTGTTTCACTCAGGTGTGTAAaagcagtctctgtgtgtcATATTGAGTCCAGTCTCTGTTTGTGGCATTTTGTGTGTAAGCTCTCTTTTTGTGTGCTGTAGGTGCTATAGCATGTGCGCTTGGACGTGCTGTGAATGCCATAGGTGCTTTGTATCTTTTAGCTGTCTTTGCGTGTATTGTAGGTGCTCCAGGCCCAGCTGGACTCTCTGCTGCAGGACCAGGAGAGCATCAAGAGCAGCTGCAACTTCACGGAGCAGGCTTTGAGCCGGGACTCGGAAGCGGAGGTGCTGCTGGTCAAGAAGCAGATGAGCGAGCGCCTGGGCGAGCTGGCCGGGCGGGAGTACCCCCTGCAGCCCGAGGAGAACGACCAGCTGGACTTCCTCGTGGAGACCGAGGGGCTGAAGAAGTCCATCCACAACCTGGGCACCATCGTCACCACCAACGCCGTGGCCTACGAGACGGTGGCCAGCGGCGAGGGCCTGCGCCAGTGCGTGGTGGGCCACCCCACCTCCGTCACCATAACGACCAAGGGCAAGGACGGCGAGCTGTGCAAGACGGGCAACGCCGGCCTGACGGCGGAGATCTGCACGCCCGACGGGAGCGTGGCGGACGGCGAGATCCTGGACAACAAGAACGGCACCTACGAGTTCCTGTACACGGTGCAGAAGGAGGGCCACTTCACCCTCGCCCTGCGCCTCTACGACCAGCACATCAAGGGCAGCCCCTTCAAGCTGAGGGTCGCCAAGTCCGTCGAAGCCCTGCCCACCGCCGACGGCGCCAAGAAGCGGGTCAAATCCCCCGGCAGCGGGCGCATCAAGCAGAAGGGCGTGAAGCGCACGGGTAGCATGTTCAGCACCGCCAAGAGGAAAGAGAATCCCGTGGAGGATGACCTCATCTTCAGAGTCGGTAAGCGGCTGCTTGTCTTGAGACAACTGCTAAAATATAAGGT
The nucleotide sequence above comes from Anguilla rostrata isolate EN2019 chromosome 7, ASM1855537v3, whole genome shotgun sequence. Encoded proteins:
- the trim2b gene encoding tripartite motif-containing protein 2 isoform X2 — its product is MASEDPSLPSPVVRQIDKQFLICSICLDRYDNPKVLPCLHTFCERCLQNYIPAHSLTVSCPVCRQTSILPERGVSALQSNFFVTGLMDVLQRSPDSSSEACTVVEAINAVATTPPLSCSNHEGKVKEFYCPPCETAVCEDCASGEHAEHPTVPLKDAAEQHKTSLQDQLNAVKKRLPEIDTAMRALSDILQQLGGQRSSIEEDIHATFEELQKTLNVRKSVLLMELEVTYGLKQKVLQAQLDSLLQDQESIKSSCNFTEQALSRDSEAEVLLVKKQMSERLGELAGREYPLQPEENDQLDFLVETEGLKKSIHNLGTIVTTNAVAYETVASGEGLRQCVVGHPTSVTITTKGKDGELCKTGNAGLTAEICTPDGSVADGEILDNKNGTYEFLYTVQKEGHFTLALRLYDQHIKGSPFKLRVAKSVEALPTADGAKKRVKSPGSGRIKQKGVKRTGSMFSTAKRKENPVEDDLIFRVGTKGRNKGEFTNVQGVAASPNDKILIADSNNQCVQIFANDGQFQSRFGVRGRSPGQLQRPTGVAVHPNGDIIIADYDNKQR
- the trim2b gene encoding tripartite motif-containing protein 2 isoform X1, which translates into the protein MASEDPSLPSPVVRQIDKQFLICSICLDRYDNPKVLPCLHTFCERCLQNYIPAHSLTVSCPVCRQTSILPERGVSALQSNFFVTGLMDVLQRSPDSSSEACTVVEAINAVATTPPLSCSNHEGKVKEFYCPPCETAVCEDCASGEHAEHPTVPLKDAAEQHKTSLQDQLNAVKKRLPEIDTAMRALSDILQQLGGQRSSIEEDIHATFEELQKTLNVRKSVLLMELEVTYGLKQKVLQAQLDSLLQDQESIKSSCNFTEQALSRDSEAEVLLVKKQMSERLGELAGREYPLQPEENDQLDFLVETEGLKKSIHNLGTIVTTNAVAYETVASGEGLRQCVVGHPTSVTITTKGKDGELCKTGNAGLTAEICTPDGSVADGEILDNKNGTYEFLYTVQKEGHFTLALRLYDQHIKGSPFKLRVAKSVEALPTADGAKKRVKSPGSGRIKQKGVKRTGSMFSTAKRKENPVEDDLIFRVGTKGRNKGEFTNVQGVAASPNDKILIADSNNQCVQIFANDGQFQSRFGVRGRSPGQLQRPTGVAVHPNGDIIIADYDNKWVSIFSSEGKFKTKIGSGRLMGPKGVSVDRNGHVIVVDNKACSVFIFQPTGKLVTKFGNRGNGDKQFAGPHFAAVNSNNEIIITDFHNHSVKVFNTDGEFLLKFGSNGEGNGQFNAPTGVAVDVNGNIIVADWGNSRIQVFDGSGSFLSYINTSVDPLYGPQGLALTSDGHVVVADSGNHCFKVYRYLQ